Sequence from the Paraburkholderia acidiphila genome:
GGAGGTCGGAAGGTATGCGTTCCCGAACGACGCATGCTGCGACGCCCCGTTGATGTTCGAGGAATTTCGGCGCGATCCGGCGGCGCATCGACTTGGGACGCCATCAGGCAAGATCGAACTGTATTCGGCCACCATAGAGAAGTATGCCTATCCGGACTGCCCGCCGCATCCCTCGTGGCTCGAACCAACGGAATGGCGTGGGGCCGAAATCGCCGGCCGCTTTCCTCTACACCTGCTCTCACATCAGCCCGCAACCCGTTTGCACAGTCAGCTCGATCCCTCGAGTCTGAGTCGTGCCTCCAAACGGGACGGTAGGGAGGTGCTGACCATGCACCCACGGGATGCGATTTCGCGTCAGCTCGCTGACGGGGACCTGGTGGTGGCGTTCAATGAGCGAGGCTCGTTTGTCGCCTCATTGAGGATATCGGATCACCTTCGCGCCGGCGTAGTGCAGATCGCGACAGGCGCCTGGTTTGATCCCGCCGAACCGGGATCTCCCCGGTCGCTGGAAAAACACGGCAATCCGAACGCAGTGACATCCGACAGAGGGGCGTCACGGCTGTCTCAGTCGTCGACCTCGCAAACAGTGCTGGTCGACGTCGTACGTTGCGAGGTGCCGCCGCCGGTAACGGCATTCTGTCCGCCGCGATTCGCCGATGGCTCCGCCGACTTGACATTCCATTGAACGCATGCGGGCGTCGGCGCGCAATCCCACAGGGGAGAACTTGTCCGAAATGAATGAACGCGAATATATCCAGTATGACGCCGTAGACCTCGCCGGTCTGTTGGCATCCGGTCAGGTCACGCCCGTTGAGTTGATGGAGTGCGCGATTCGTCTCGCGAGCAGCGTTGGTGCCATGTACAACGCTATCTGTCTCCCGGAATACGACGCGGCTCGCTCGTTTGCGCGGCAGTGGAAACAGACGGGTCCATTCTCCGGCATTCCGTTCCTTCTCAAGGACTCCGGTTTGCCATCGCGGCGGTTGAAATCGAACATTGGATCGAACCTGTTTGCAGGTATCGAACATGAGATTGATGCGACCTTGTGCCAGCGTTTTGAGACCGCTGGTTTGCTGGCGTTTGCTCGTACTACGGTGCCGGAACTATGCATGGCGCCCACAACGGAGGCAAAGGCTAACGGTGGCCCCACGCTGAACCCCTATGACCGTACACGCTCGTCGGGTGGTTCGAGCGGAGGCGCTGCAGTGGCCGTTGCAGCGGGGATCGTGCCAGTGGCGCACGCCAGTGATGGCGGCGGCTCGATCAGAATCCCGGCTTCGTGCTGCGGTGTATTCGGTCTCAAATCCTCGCGTGGGCGCATTCCGATGGGGCCGCTACGTGGGGAGGGTTGGGGTGGCCTCGCGACTGACGGCGTTCTTAGCCGAACGGTGCGCGACACGGCGACCGCGCTCGATGCAGTCGGCGGGTACGAACCCGGTGCGCCGTATGCGTCACCCGTTGGCGCTCCGCTAACCGGATTCGTTCTGCGCCCGTTCGACCGACCGCTGCGCATCAAGGTTTGGCGCGATCCCTTGACAGCTGTCGAACTTGCGCCGGAGTGTGTCGGTGCGCTTGAGAAAGCGACTCAACTTTTCGCCTCCCTCGGTCACGTGGTTGAGTCAGCGCGCGCGCCGGCCGAACTGCAATACGAGCGGTTCGTCGCGGCGCACACGCGTGTTCTCGCGGCGAATCTCGCCCTAACCGTGGACGGCCGACTGGCGGTGCAGAAAAGGGCACTTACCTCGGACGATCTCGAAGAGGCAATGCTTGACGGCTACGAAGTCGGGCAAGCCATCACGGCAAAGCAATATGCCGCGGATATCGCGACGTTTCACTCGATTGGCAGAGCGCTTGACCGGTGTTTCGTCGACTGCGACCTTATCCTCACTTCGACCCTGACCCGGCCGGCCGCCCCGCATGGGGAACTTGCAATGAGAGGGAGCTTTGTCGATTTCCGGGAGTCGGTAGCGAGGTATTCCACGCACCTCGCGATCGTCAATGCGTCGGGGCAACCCGCGGCGAACCTGCCGTTACACTGGACGGAAGCCGGTCTGCCGGTGGGAGTCCAGGTCATTGCACCGTTTGGCAGGGAGGATCTTCTCGTTCAATTCGCATCGCAGGTCGAAGCGACAGGGGTATGGCAGCCCTCAGTCCTAAAGCCGTAAATCTTGAGGGCGAGCGCTGCCTACCGCAAGACGGCAGGCAGCGCTCCCTTGCGTCAAGCGATGCGCGAAGCGATTGCACCGCCCACATCCGAAGTGCTGGCCGCGCCACCAAGATCGTGCGTACGCGGTCCCTGGCGCAACGTAGCTTCGATTGCGGCGACGATGGCGTTAGCTGCGTCGTGCTCGGCGCCAGCCCCGTTTCCGAGGAAGTCCAGCATCATTGCCGCAGACCAGATCATGCCGATCGGATTCGCAACGTTCTTACCTGCAATGTCGGGTGCCGATCCGTGAACTGGCTCGAACAACGAAGGGAAAGTGCGCTCGGGATTCAGGTTGCCTGACGGCGCGATGCCGATCGTGCCCGTACACGCGGGGCCAAGATCGGAAAGGATGTCACCGAAAAGATTGGTCGCGACCACGACATCGAAGCGGTCGGGCGACAGGACAAAGCGTG
This genomic interval carries:
- a CDS encoding amidase — its product is MNEREYIQYDAVDLAGLLASGQVTPVELMECAIRLASSVGAMYNAICLPEYDAARSFARQWKQTGPFSGIPFLLKDSGLPSRRLKSNIGSNLFAGIEHEIDATLCQRFETAGLLAFARTTVPELCMAPTTEAKANGGPTLNPYDRTRSSGGSSGGAAVAVAAGIVPVAHASDGGGSIRIPASCCGVFGLKSSRGRIPMGPLRGEGWGGLATDGVLSRTVRDTATALDAVGGYEPGAPYASPVGAPLTGFVLRPFDRPLRIKVWRDPLTAVELAPECVGALEKATQLFASLGHVVESARAPAELQYERFVAAHTRVLAANLALTVDGRLAVQKRALTSDDLEEAMLDGYEVGQAITAKQYAADIATFHSIGRALDRCFVDCDLILTSTLTRPAAPHGELAMRGSFVDFRESVARYSTHLAIVNASGQPAANLPLHWTEAGLPVGVQVIAPFGREDLLVQFASQVEATGVWQPSVLKP